Proteins co-encoded in one uncultured Draconibacterium sp. genomic window:
- the ftsZ gene encoding cell division protein FtsZ, translating to MTEELANFQFPKAASSIIKVIGVGGGGCNAVNHMFEEGITGVDYIICNTDSQAMDNSPVPIKIQLGTTLTEGRGAGNKPERGAEAARENYEDLKKVLGDNTKMLFIAAGMGGGTGTGAAPVIASLARELDILTIAVVTIPSPAEGNKRRAQAQEGIDKMAEFVDSMLVISNDRLHHIYGDLPASQAFKMADNIVSTAVKGVAEIITVHGNVNIDYTDVETVMQKSEVFIMGTGFATGEGRAMDAVNAALESPLLDSNDIFGTRNILLNIISGSEEIRIGEIGEIIESLQEKAGQDADIIWGNGYDERLGDKISVTILATGFDTNPNKELQPEKEVQNFDLDDDLVNSITEQESINEAAETINSNLYEEKTYEPEPEEDETIMFVPPQPKAKPKSKTFGWKSKEKNKTKKKADKKKDEPVSESNIDNWFYKNFGSKIFNDGDEDQALD from the coding sequence ATGACCGAAGAATTAGCAAATTTTCAATTTCCGAAGGCAGCATCATCAATTATTAAAGTAATTGGAGTTGGCGGTGGTGGTTGCAATGCGGTCAATCACATGTTCGAAGAGGGAATTACAGGTGTTGATTATATCATTTGTAATACCGATTCGCAAGCCATGGACAATAGTCCTGTGCCGATTAAAATTCAGCTTGGAACCACATTGACAGAAGGGCGAGGTGCCGGAAATAAACCAGAAAGAGGTGCCGAAGCAGCCCGCGAAAATTACGAAGATCTGAAAAAAGTGCTGGGTGACAATACAAAAATGTTGTTTATCGCGGCAGGAATGGGAGGCGGAACCGGAACCGGAGCTGCTCCGGTAATTGCAAGTCTGGCTCGTGAACTCGACATTTTGACCATTGCAGTAGTAACCATTCCGTCGCCGGCCGAAGGAAACAAACGCCGTGCACAAGCACAGGAAGGCATTGATAAAATGGCCGAATTTGTCGACAGTATGCTGGTGATTAGTAACGATAGGTTGCACCATATTTATGGCGATCTGCCGGCAAGTCAGGCATTTAAAATGGCCGACAATATTGTGTCAACGGCTGTAAAAGGAGTCGCCGAAATTATAACCGTTCACGGAAATGTAAATATCGACTATACCGATGTGGAAACAGTGATGCAGAAGAGCGAGGTGTTCATAATGGGTACTGGTTTTGCCACAGGTGAAGGCCGGGCTATGGATGCAGTGAATGCAGCTCTGGAATCGCCACTGTTGGATAGTAACGATATCTTTGGGACAAGAAATATATTATTGAATATTATCTCAGGGAGTGAGGAGATAAGGATTGGAGAAATTGGAGAAATTATTGAATCGCTACAGGAAAAAGCTGGTCAGGATGCCGATATCATCTGGGGGAACGGCTACGACGAACGACTTGGCGATAAAATTAGTGTGACCATTTTGGCCACTGGATTTGATACTAATCCGAATAAAGAACTGCAACCCGAAAAAGAGGTGCAAAATTTTGATCTCGACGACGATTTGGTAAATTCAATCACCGAACAGGAATCGATAAACGAGGCCGCAGAGACAATTAATTCCAATTTGTACGAAGAAAAAACATATGAGCCAGAACCGGAAGAGGACGAAACAATAATGTTTGTTCCTCCGCAACCAAAAGCAAAGCCAAAATCAAAAACTTTTGGCTGGAAATCAAAAGAAAAAAACAAAACCAAGAAAAAGGCAGACAAAAAGAAAGATGAGCCTGTTTCTGAATCGAACATCGATAACTGGTTTTATAAAAATTTTGGCAGCAAAATTTTTAATGACGGTGATGAAGACCAAGCTCTTGATTAA
- the ftsZ gene encoding cell division protein FtsZ produces the protein MADFVMEKTPGAAIKVIGVGGGGGNAVNHMFKHGIRDVDFVICNTDAQAMEASAIRSRVQLGASLTEGRGAGNKPEVGRQAAIENIEDVKKTLSENTKMVFVTAGMGGGTGTGAAPVIAQCCKEQGYLTVAIVTIPFRNEGKRRIKQAYEGIKELATYVDSLLVINNERIREMFGDFGISEAFSKADNVLSTAAKGIAEIITVPGYINVDFADVETVMRKSGMAVMGTGVSDEEDRAEDAVRKALNSPLLNDNEIRGARNILVNINSGNKEVTMDEVGRITDYVQNMAGFDADLIWGNGTDESLGEKLSVTVIATGFPTSIISELSEQSQRKVVSHTLEKETVSVTKDEHLSEQKNEDKRSQSTFEFNVENNSKNDDDEFESLYPITSRERDSTEKEIDVNDYANLSDDDVDELENVPAFKRRNIRINDPKYKRDRSGYSVDRDNRISDRNSYLHDNVD, from the coding sequence ATGGCTGATTTTGTAATGGAAAAAACTCCTGGTGCTGCAATTAAAGTAATCGGCGTTGGTGGTGGTGGTGGAAATGCGGTAAACCATATGTTTAAACATGGAATTCGCGATGTGGATTTTGTAATCTGCAACACCGATGCACAAGCTATGGAGGCAAGTGCTATTCGTTCCAGGGTGCAGCTTGGGGCGTCATTAACCGAAGGACGAGGAGCCGGTAATAAACCGGAAGTGGGCAGGCAGGCGGCTATTGAAAACATTGAGGATGTAAAAAAGACCTTGTCGGAAAATACCAAAATGGTATTTGTAACTGCCGGTATGGGGGGCGGAACCGGAACCGGAGCCGCACCAGTTATCGCGCAGTGTTGTAAAGAACAGGGCTACTTAACCGTGGCCATTGTTACCATTCCGTTCCGTAACGAAGGAAAAAGGCGCATAAAACAAGCCTACGAAGGTATTAAAGAACTGGCGACTTATGTCGATTCGTTATTGGTGATCAATAATGAACGTATTCGCGAGATGTTTGGTGATTTTGGAATATCGGAGGCCTTTTCCAAAGCTGATAATGTTTTGTCTACCGCCGCTAAAGGAATTGCAGAAATTATTACCGTGCCCGGATATATAAATGTTGATTTTGCCGATGTTGAAACCGTAATGCGAAAAAGCGGAATGGCGGTTATGGGAACCGGAGTAAGCGACGAAGAAGACCGGGCAGAAGATGCGGTAAGAAAAGCGTTAAACTCGCCATTATTAAATGATAACGAAATTCGTGGAGCTAGAAACATTCTGGTAAACATTAACTCGGGGAATAAAGAGGTTACTATGGATGAAGTTGGTCGTATTACCGATTATGTGCAAAATATGGCTGGTTTCGATGCTGATTTGATTTGGGGAAATGGCACCGATGAAAGTCTGGGTGAAAAACTGTCGGTTACGGTTATTGCAACCGGATTTCCAACAAGCATCATTTCAGAGTTATCGGAGCAAAGCCAACGAAAAGTAGTTTCGCATACGCTTGAAAAAGAAACGGTTTCTGTTACAAAAGATGAACATCTTTCGGAGCAGAAAAATGAGGATAAGAGAAGCCAGTCAACTTTTGAGTTCAATGTTGAGAACAATAGCAAAAATGACGACGATGAATTTGAATCGTTGTACCCGATAACTTCGCGTGAGCGAGATAGTACAGAAAAGGAAATTGATGTTAACGATTACGCTAACCTTAGCGACGATGATGTGGATGAGTTGGAAAATGTTCCGGCATTTAAACGGCGCAATATTCGAATAAACGACCCAAAGTACAAGCGCGATCGTTCGGGGTATTCGGTAGATCGCGACAACCGCATTTCAGACAGAAATAGTTATTTACACGATAATGTAGATTAA
- a CDS encoding GatB/YqeY domain-containing protein, which yields MAILDQINDDIKAAMKAREKEKLEALRGIKKVMLEAQTAKGAGDVLADDDALKIISKLAKQGTDSATIYKEQGREDLYEQEIKQVAIFESYLPAKMSDEELTAVVKAVIEQVGASSMKDMGKVMGVASKKLAGQADGKDIADKVKALLA from the coding sequence ATGGCAATATTAGATCAGATTAATGATGACATAAAAGCGGCAATGAAAGCCCGCGAAAAAGAAAAACTGGAAGCCCTACGTGGCATTAAAAAAGTAATGCTTGAGGCGCAAACAGCTAAAGGTGCCGGCGATGTTTTGGCCGATGATGATGCACTAAAAATTATCTCTAAACTGGCAAAACAAGGCACCGATTCGGCAACTATTTACAAAGAACAGGGCCGCGAGGATTTGTATGAGCAGGAGATAAAGCAGGTGGCAATTTTCGAAAGTTATTTGCCTGCAAAAATGTCGGACGAAGAGTTAACTGCTGTTGTAAAAGCGGTAATTGAGCAGGTTGGCGCTAGTAGCATGAAAGACATGGGAAAAGTTATGGGTGTTGCTTCGAAGAAACTGGCCGGTCAGGCCGACGGCAAAGATATTGCCGATAAAGTTAAAGCTCTATTAGCTTAG
- a CDS encoding peptidylprolyl isomerase translates to MKTAEIHTSKGVMKVKFYEEDAPGTVANFIKLAESGFYNGLTFHRVIPNFVIQGGCPDGTGAGGPGYSIDCELDGNNQYHDKGVLSMAHAGKNTGGSQFFICHNRENTQHLDRHHTCFGRVFEGLDVIDDIRQGDEIEKIIISEE, encoded by the coding sequence ATGAAAACAGCTGAAATACATACTTCAAAAGGAGTAATGAAAGTTAAGTTTTACGAAGAAGATGCCCCGGGAACTGTGGCCAATTTTATCAAACTTGCCGAATCGGGTTTTTACAACGGGCTTACTTTTCACCGTGTGATCCCTAACTTCGTAATTCAGGGAGGATGCCCGGATGGAACCGGAGCCGGCGGACCAGGCTATTCAATTGATTGTGAATTGGACGGAAACAACCAATACCACGATAAAGGTGTTCTATCAATGGCACATGCCGGAAAAAACACTGGTGGTTCGCAGTTTTTTATTTGCCACAACCGCGAGAACACCCAGCATCTTGATCGCCATCATACCTGCTTCGGACGCGTTTTTGAAGGGCTTGATGTAATTGATGACATTCGCCAGGGTGATGAAATTGAAAAAATAATTATCTCGGAAGAATAA
- a CDS encoding class I SAM-dependent methyltransferase, whose protein sequence is MKYRLFMLCLLGVLAAFTACGQYPETENSLDKKVKSFLEKNASEWRDMNVPLEDGKILYDIIVENGYTSAVEIGTSTGHSAIWIAWALSKTGGKLITIEINKTRYLQAKANFRKAGVSKYIDVRLADAHELVPALKGEYDFVFCDADKYWYKNYFIAMDPKMKKGGCFTARNTATRVNGIGEFLRYIENLDTYDTTIDRSSRAGISKSFKK, encoded by the coding sequence ATGAAGTACCGACTATTTATGTTATGCTTATTGGGAGTTCTGGCCGCATTTACAGCTTGTGGTCAATATCCTGAGACAGAAAATTCTCTCGACAAAAAAGTTAAAAGCTTTCTGGAAAAAAACGCCAGCGAATGGCGCGATATGAATGTTCCTTTAGAAGATGGAAAAATTCTTTACGATATTATTGTTGAAAATGGTTACACTTCGGCTGTTGAAATCGGCACATCAACCGGTCACTCTGCCATTTGGATTGCATGGGCATTAAGCAAAACCGGAGGCAAGCTAATAACTATTGAAATTAACAAAACCCGTTATTTACAGGCCAAGGCTAACTTTCGGAAAGCCGGTGTTTCAAAATATATCGATGTTAGACTGGCCGATGCGCATGAGTTGGTACCTGCGTTAAAAGGAGAGTACGATTTTGTTTTTTGCGATGCGGATAAATACTGGTATAAAAACTACTTTATTGCGATGGATCCTAAAATGAAAAAAGGGGGGTGTTTTACTGCTCGCAACACGGCAACACGGGTGAATGGCATTGGTGAGTTTCTGCGTTATATTGAAAATCTGGATACTTACGATACTACAATCGATCGATCTAGTCGTGCCGGCATATCAAAAAGTTTTAAAAAGTAA
- a CDS encoding amino acid permease — protein MHNLQKKLERRLGLFPVTNIVIANIIGAGIFTTTGYLMGFLQNPVVMLILWGIGGLIALCGAISFGELGAAFPEAGGEYVFISKLYSPMLGFLSGWSSLIVGFSAPIAASAIGFAKYFTWAFPQLQNWLMLNETLSSENFSRCLAILVIVGFSFVHSRGIVLGARVQNWLTLLKILLVVGLIIVGLLLGDGSIQNVRSASPFQFSFDNWKAVGLSLMFIMFAYSGWNSATYIGSEIREPRKVIPRSLLISTLTVTFLYILLNLFFVYAVPASQMRNEPEIGGLAAGLAFGAIAETIVSLLISFALFSSLSAFIILGPRVYYKMASDGLFFQSVARINKKYKVPSNAIFLQAAIAIVLVLSGTFEQILTYMGFSLGIFPIIAVASNIKLRRSKYQGLRLPGYPYVQVFFIVINLAILVLAYFERPIESSIAVLTALSGIPVYYWFQRKKVKQIE, from the coding sequence TTGCATAATCTGCAAAAGAAACTTGAGCGCCGGCTTGGCTTATTTCCTGTAACAAATATCGTTATTGCCAATATTATTGGTGCCGGAATTTTTACTACAACTGGCTATTTAATGGGATTTCTGCAAAATCCTGTTGTTATGTTGATTTTGTGGGGAATTGGTGGTTTAATTGCTTTGTGTGGAGCCATTTCGTTTGGTGAGTTGGGAGCTGCTTTTCCCGAAGCTGGTGGCGAATATGTATTTATTTCAAAACTGTATTCGCCAATGCTGGGTTTTTTAAGTGGCTGGTCATCGCTCATTGTTGGTTTTTCGGCTCCCATTGCGGCATCGGCAATTGGCTTTGCAAAATATTTTACCTGGGCCTTCCCTCAATTACAAAACTGGCTGATGCTAAATGAAACTCTCAGTTCTGAAAATTTTAGCCGTTGTTTAGCTATTTTGGTTATTGTGGGGTTTAGTTTTGTGCATTCGCGTGGAATTGTATTGGGCGCCCGGGTGCAAAACTGGCTTACGTTGTTAAAAATACTATTGGTAGTAGGATTAATTATTGTCGGCTTGCTTCTGGGCGATGGGAGTATACAAAATGTACGATCTGCCTCACCATTTCAGTTTTCATTTGATAATTGGAAAGCAGTTGGCCTGTCGCTAATGTTTATAATGTTTGCTTACAGCGGATGGAATTCTGCAACTTACATTGGTTCCGAAATTCGGGAGCCGCGAAAGGTGATACCGCGTTCCTTACTCATTTCAACCCTAACGGTAACTTTTTTATATATTTTGTTGAATCTGTTTTTTGTATATGCAGTGCCTGCATCGCAAATGCGGAACGAACCCGAAATTGGTGGTTTGGCAGCCGGGCTGGCTTTTGGTGCAATTGCCGAAACTATTGTTTCGTTGCTTATTTCATTTGCTCTTTTTTCTTCGTTAAGCGCATTTATTATTCTGGGACCGCGGGTTTATTATAAAATGGCAAGTGATGGTTTGTTTTTTCAGTCAGTTGCCCGAATTAACAAAAAGTATAAAGTGCCATCGAACGCCATTTTTTTACAAGCTGCAATTGCTATTGTGTTGGTTCTTTCGGGTACTTTCGAACAGATTTTGACATATATGGGCTTTTCATTGGGGATATTCCCAATTATTGCTGTGGCCAGTAATATTAAATTACGACGATCAAAATATCAGGGGCTGCGTTTGCCTGGTTATCCGTATGTTCAGGTATTTTTTATTGTAATAAATCTGGCAATCTTGGTGCTTGCCTATTTCGAGCGCCCCATTGAGTCGAGTATTGCCGTGTTAACTGCTTTGTCGGGTATTCCGGTATACTATTGGTTTCAGCGTAAAAAGGTTAAGCAGATTGAATAG
- a CDS encoding lysophospholipid acyltransferase family protein produces the protein MKIAHRILFAPLALIRLVFVLFISAYVTIIGWFWLKTKGFSQRMQQWVAGTWGRSILFVCGIKVDKNEIPQSDNYILMPNHRSYIDIFIVAAMTPAAMVGKAEIAKWPFMALGARVTNSILVNRKNQKSLLLTMKKIKESVNSGIPVILFPEGTTYKGPLTKKFKNGSFKIAADGNIPVIPMAIDFKDVNDAWVDKDTFVGHFFRQLGKPITHVTILYGEPILDDDHKQLQEKTKEQIESMLKTIQSA, from the coding sequence ATGAAAATCGCTCACAGAATCCTCTTCGCTCCTCTTGCGCTGATTAGGTTAGTTTTTGTGCTGTTTATAAGTGCCTACGTTACCATTATCGGTTGGTTTTGGTTAAAAACGAAAGGATTCAGTCAGCGTATGCAACAGTGGGTAGCCGGCACCTGGGGACGCAGCATTCTTTTTGTTTGCGGAATAAAAGTGGATAAAAACGAAATTCCGCAATCGGACAATTATATTCTGATGCCCAATCACCGAAGTTACATCGATATATTTATTGTTGCGGCCATGACACCCGCTGCCATGGTCGGTAAAGCGGAAATAGCAAAATGGCCTTTCATGGCTTTGGGAGCACGTGTTACCAACTCCATTCTGGTTAACCGGAAAAACCAGAAAAGTCTCCTGCTGACAATGAAAAAAATAAAAGAATCGGTTAACAGTGGAATTCCCGTAATTCTTTTCCCAGAAGGAACAACTTACAAAGGACCGCTAACCAAGAAGTTTAAAAACGGAAGCTTCAAAATTGCTGCCGATGGAAACATTCCTGTTATTCCTATGGCTATTGATTTTAAGGATGTAAATGATGCATGGGTTGACAAAGACACTTTTGTGGGGCATTTTTTCCGGCAACTGGGAAAACCAATCACCCACGTTACCATCCTTTATGGCGAACCAATTTTGGATGACGACCACAAACAATTGCAGGAAAAGACCAAAGAGCAAATTGAATCGATGCTAAAAACTATTCAATCTGCTTAA
- a CDS encoding molybdopterin cofactor-binding domain-containing protein, with translation MVDWSRKEEFFYDTFRPAAIVKTNSGIDNSGKINLWDYHVYYAGDRSSETLYDVPHQKRTVYGRGWTAPGIHPFDTGAWRGPGNSTNTFARETQVNIMAAKAGIDPVEFRLKNLKDQHAIDVLEAVAEMADWKPEKSPSGRGFGVAIGSDAGTYVAHITKVDVNKETDEVKVLKVWVAQEMRFCVNPQGATIQMEGCINMGLGYSLKEFIDFEGGKVNTKNFDTYEIPRFSWIPEMENKSFFSHICNQ, from the coding sequence ATGGTAGACTGGAGCCGCAAGGAAGAGTTTTTCTATGATACATTTCGTCCGGCTGCTATCGTAAAAACAAACTCAGGAATCGACAACTCGGGCAAAATTAACTTATGGGATTACCATGTTTATTATGCCGGCGACCGCAGCTCGGAAACGCTATACGATGTGCCTCATCAGAAAAGAACGGTTTACGGACGTGGATGGACGGCCCCGGGAATACATCCTTTCGACACCGGAGCGTGGCGTGGACCTGGTAACAGCACCAATACCTTTGCCCGCGAAACGCAGGTGAATATTATGGCAGCCAAAGCCGGAATCGATCCGGTTGAGTTCAGGCTAAAAAACCTGAAGGACCAACATGCCATTGATGTACTGGAAGCGGTGGCAGAAATGGCCGACTGGAAACCGGAAAAATCACCGTCAGGAAGAGGTTTCGGCGTTGCAATCGGGTCTGATGCCGGAACTTATGTAGCGCACATTACTAAAGTGGATGTAAACAAAGAAACCGATGAGGTAAAAGTGCTAAAAGTTTGGGTGGCACAGGAAATGAGATTTTGTGTAAATCCGCAGGGCGCAACCATTCAGATGGAGGGCTGCATAAACATGGGGCTGGGTTATTCCCTGAAAGAGTTTATTGACTTTGAAGGCGGAAAAGTGAATACCAAAAATTTCGACACGTATGAAATTCCTCGGTTTTCATGGATTCCGGAAATGGAAAATAAAAGCTTCTTTTCGCATATTTGTAATCAATAA
- the folB gene encoding dihydroneopterin aldolase: protein MGVIEIEGMKFYAYHGHFAAEQIVGNHFEVYLRLETNCDAAAQSDNLDDALNYQAVYETVKEVMQIKSALLENVSKRILDTLYDRFPAIDKARVKISKMNPPMGGEMERVSVTMER from the coding sequence ATGGGAGTAATTGAAATAGAGGGAATGAAATTTTATGCCTATCACGGGCATTTTGCGGCCGAACAAATTGTTGGCAACCACTTTGAAGTGTATTTGCGCCTGGAAACAAACTGCGATGCCGCAGCCCAATCAGACAATTTGGATGATGCATTAAACTACCAAGCTGTTTATGAAACTGTAAAAGAAGTGATGCAGATAAAATCGGCCTTATTGGAAAATGTAAGCAAACGTATCCTAGACACCCTTTACGACCGCTTCCCTGCAATTGATAAAGCTCGTGTAAAGATCTCGAAAATGAATCCGCCAATGGGAGGAGAAATGGAACGGGTGAGCGTTACAATGGAACGTTAA
- a CDS encoding glutamine--tRNA ligase/YqeY domain fusion protein: protein MAENNTNTNAEAPKKANFIHAQIDADLAAGKNDKRVHTRFPPEPNGYLHIGHAKSICLNFGLAQKYGGKTNLRFDDTNPSKEETEYVESIMEDVRWLGFDWDDRLYYASDNFPKLHAFAVKLIEEGKAYVDDQNAETISEQKGTPQKPGIESPFRNRSVQTNLDLFERMTMGEFDEGEKVLRAKIDMASPNMHMRDPIIYRIMKAEHHRTGNKWCVYPMYDFAHGQCDYWEGITHSICTLEFEVHRPLYDWFITQLMDSDYRPRQIEFSRLNLTYTVMSKRKLLELVKDKHVRGWDDPRMPTISGLRRRGYTPESIRNFSDKIGVTKVDGMTDVSLLEFSVRDHLNKIAQRVMGVLDPLKVVITNYPEDKEEILSAVNNPEDESMGRRDVPFSREVYIEQSDFMEDPPRKFFRLGPDREVRLRYGYLIKCNEVVKDENGKIVELHCTYDPESKGGKSSDGRKVKGVVHWVSAKHAVKSEVRLYDRLFTDEEPDAHKDVDFKEFMNPESLKVLTNCYLEPFVKTAKPLDHFQFERTGYFNLDPDSTPELPVFNRTVPLRDSWAKKQKK, encoded by the coding sequence ATGGCAGAAAACAATACCAACACAAATGCAGAAGCGCCCAAAAAGGCCAACTTTATTCATGCACAAATCGACGCCGATTTGGCCGCAGGTAAAAATGATAAACGTGTGCATACACGCTTTCCCCCCGAGCCCAATGGCTATTTACACATTGGACACGCTAAATCGATCTGTTTAAATTTTGGGTTGGCACAAAAATACGGAGGTAAAACGAACCTGCGTTTTGATGATACCAATCCATCAAAAGAGGAAACAGAATATGTTGAATCGATTATGGAAGATGTGCGTTGGCTGGGATTCGATTGGGATGATCGTTTGTATTATGCATCCGATAATTTTCCGAAATTGCATGCTTTTGCCGTTAAATTGATTGAAGAAGGCAAAGCTTATGTCGACGATCAGAATGCTGAAACCATAAGCGAGCAAAAAGGAACACCGCAGAAACCCGGAATTGAAAGTCCGTTCCGAAATCGTTCGGTTCAAACAAACCTCGATTTATTTGAGCGAATGACAATGGGGGAATTTGATGAGGGAGAAAAAGTACTGCGCGCAAAAATAGATATGGCATCGCCAAATATGCACATGCGCGATCCTATTATTTACCGGATTATGAAAGCCGAACATCACCGCACAGGAAATAAGTGGTGTGTGTATCCTATGTACGACTTTGCCCATGGTCAGTGTGATTACTGGGAAGGAATTACGCATTCGATTTGTACTTTGGAATTTGAAGTGCACCGTCCGTTATACGATTGGTTTATTACACAGTTAATGGATTCGGATTACCGTCCGCGCCAGATCGAGTTTTCGCGTTTGAACCTTACTTACACGGTAATGAGTAAGCGTAAATTGCTGGAGTTGGTGAAAGACAAGCATGTTCGGGGTTGGGACGATCCGCGGATGCCAACTATTTCGGGGTTACGCAGAAGAGGTTACACTCCAGAATCGATTCGTAATTTCTCGGATAAAATTGGCGTAACCAAAGTGGATGGAATGACCGATGTGTCGTTGCTTGAATTCAGTGTACGCGATCATCTGAATAAAATTGCACAGCGTGTAATGGGTGTGCTCGATCCGCTAAAAGTGGTTATTACTAATTATCCTGAGGATAAAGAAGAGATATTAAGTGCCGTAAACAACCCTGAAGATGAGTCGATGGGACGCCGGGATGTACCATTCTCGCGCGAGGTTTATATCGAGCAAAGCGACTTTATGGAAGATCCTCCACGTAAGTTTTTCCGTTTAGGTCCTGATCGTGAGGTGCGTTTGCGTTACGGTTACCTCATAAAATGTAACGAGGTTGTAAAAGACGAAAACGGCAAAATCGTTGAGTTGCACTGTACATACGATCCCGAGTCGAAAGGAGGAAAATCTTCTGATGGCAGAAAAGTAAAAGGAGTGGTACACTGGGTATCGGCAAAACATGCCGTTAAATCGGAAGTACGTTTGTACGATCGTTTGTTTACCGATGAAGAACCGGATGCACACAAGGATGTAGACTTTAAAGAGTTTATGAATCCCGAGTCGTTAAAAGTGCTCACTAACTGTTACCTGGAGCCATTTGTAAAAACAGCTAAACCGCTTGATCATTTTCAGTTTGAGCGAACCGGTTATTTTAACCTGGATCCGGATTCAACGCCGGAATTACCGGTATTTAACCGAACAGTTCCATTGCGCGACTCGTGGGCTAAAAAACAAAAGAAATAA
- a CDS encoding DUF5668 domain-containing protein — translation MDNKPENTNRRAILGLFLIVVGALWIFERLDLIPSFWNDILISWQMLLIGIGVFSIIGGNKTTGTVLIVIGSFFLLPEVAHIPYELRRIGWPVLIIGIGVAILVKHTGSRNPVDGPTFNMGEQKGHDYFDDFVIFGGREVYINSQNFMGGKTTSVFGGTEYDLRQAKLSANGAVIDTLALFGGCGFKVPPDWTVKNEVTAIFGGYTDKRGNSLNQIVSDPSKTLVIKGFAAFGGVEIKYL, via the coding sequence ATGGATAATAAACCGGAGAATACAAACAGAAGAGCCATCCTTGGCTTGTTTCTAATTGTGGTAGGTGCATTGTGGATCTTTGAGCGCCTCGATCTTATTCCTTCGTTTTGGAATGATATTCTGATATCGTGGCAAATGTTACTCATCGGAATTGGGGTTTTCTCCATAATAGGTGGCAACAAAACCACAGGAACAGTATTAATTGTTATCGGATCTTTCTTTTTACTTCCCGAGGTTGCGCATATTCCTTATGAATTACGACGAATCGGTTGGCCGGTATTAATTATCGGGATTGGAGTGGCTATTCTGGTTAAACACACCGGCAGTCGCAATCCGGTAGATGGACCAACTTTTAATATGGGCGAGCAGAAAGGACATGATTATTTCGATGATTTTGTGATTTTTGGAGGTCGTGAAGTATATATAAATTCTCAGAATTTTATGGGTGGAAAAACCACTTCTGTTTTTGGCGGAACGGAGTACGATCTGCGTCAGGCAAAACTTTCGGCTAATGGTGCTGTTATCGACACGCTGGCTTTGTTTGGCGGCTGTGGTTTTAAAGTGCCTCCCGACTGGACGGTAAAAAATGAAGTTACCGCTATTTTTGGCGGCTACACCGATAAACGTGGAAACTCGTTAAATCAAATCGTTTCCGATCCCTCGAAAACATTGGTGATAAAAGGTTTTGCAGCTTTTGGCGGTGTAGAGATTAAATATCTGTAA